Proteins encoded together in one Streptomyces sp. NBC_01216 window:
- a CDS encoding acyl-CoA dehydrogenase family protein translates to MPAPTHKPRTPQDPEQPPGTRSGDRAPSSAPPKVTEREARQVAEAAREQDWRKPSFAKELFLGRFRLDLIHPHPLPADEDVRRGEDFLARLREFCEHRIDGRRIEREARIPDEVVTGLKELGALGMKIDPEYGGLGLTQVYYNRALALIGTASPAVGALLSAHQSIGVPQPLKTFGTREQKDAFLPRLARTDLSAFLLTEPDVGSDPARLATAAVPDGDAYVLDGVKLWTTNGVVADLLVVMARVPASEGHPGGITAFVVEADSPGITVEHRNAFMGLRGLENGVTRFHRVRVPAENRIGPEGAGLKIALTTLNTGRLSLPAMCVGAGKWSLKIAREWASVREQWGKPVARHEAVGTKISFIAATTFALEAVVDLASQMADEDRNDIRIEAALAKLYGSEMACLIADELVQIRGGRGYETADSLAARGERAVPAEQLLRDLRINRIFEGSTEIMHLLIAREAVDAHLAVAGDIIDPDRTAAEKARAGARAGGFYARWLPRLVAGPGQVPGAYREFGDLATHLRYVERTSRKLARSTFYAMSRWQGRMELKQAFLGRIVDIGAELFAMSAACVRAELLRSTGDHGREAHRLADTFCRQARLRVDELFGRLWSNTDEVDRAMVDGVLAGAYEWLEAGIVDPSGDAPWIADTPPGPSLHENVHRRIG, encoded by the coding sequence ATGCCGGCCCCCACCCACAAGCCCCGCACACCCCAGGACCCCGAGCAGCCCCCCGGCACGCGAAGCGGCGACCGGGCCCCGTCCTCCGCACCGCCCAAGGTCACCGAACGCGAGGCCCGGCAGGTCGCCGAGGCCGCGCGCGAGCAGGACTGGCGCAAACCGAGCTTCGCCAAGGAACTCTTCCTCGGCCGTTTCCGGCTCGACCTCATCCACCCGCACCCGCTGCCCGCCGACGAGGACGTGCGGCGCGGCGAGGACTTCCTCGCCCGGCTCCGGGAGTTCTGCGAGCACCGGATCGACGGCCGCCGCATCGAACGCGAGGCCCGCATCCCCGACGAGGTCGTCACCGGCCTCAAGGAACTCGGCGCACTCGGCATGAAGATCGACCCCGAGTACGGCGGTCTCGGACTCACCCAGGTGTACTACAACCGCGCGCTCGCCCTCATCGGCACCGCCAGCCCCGCCGTCGGCGCGCTGCTCTCCGCCCATCAGTCGATCGGCGTACCGCAGCCGCTGAAGACCTTCGGCACCCGCGAGCAGAAGGACGCCTTCCTGCCCCGGCTGGCCCGGACCGACCTCTCGGCCTTCCTGCTCACCGAACCCGACGTCGGCTCCGACCCGGCCCGGCTCGCCACCGCGGCGGTCCCGGACGGTGACGCCTACGTGCTGGACGGCGTGAAGCTCTGGACGACCAACGGTGTCGTCGCCGACCTCCTCGTCGTCATGGCGCGGGTGCCCGCGTCCGAGGGGCACCCGGGCGGCATCACCGCCTTCGTCGTCGAGGCCGACTCGCCTGGCATCACCGTCGAGCACCGCAACGCCTTCATGGGGCTGCGCGGTCTGGAGAACGGCGTCACCCGCTTCCACCGGGTCCGGGTGCCGGCGGAGAACCGGATCGGTCCCGAGGGCGCCGGGCTCAAGATCGCCCTGACCACCCTGAACACCGGCCGTCTCTCGCTGCCCGCGATGTGCGTCGGCGCCGGGAAGTGGTCGCTGAAGATCGCCCGCGAATGGGCCTCCGTGCGGGAGCAGTGGGGCAAGCCCGTCGCCCGGCACGAGGCGGTCGGCACGAAGATCTCCTTCATCGCGGCGACCACCTTCGCCCTGGAGGCGGTCGTCGACCTCGCGTCGCAGATGGCCGACGAGGACCGCAACGACATCCGCATCGAGGCCGCCCTCGCCAAGCTCTACGGTTCGGAGATGGCCTGTCTCATCGCCGACGAACTGGTCCAGATCCGCGGCGGACGCGGATACGAGACGGCCGACTCACTGGCCGCGCGCGGCGAACGGGCGGTGCCGGCCGAGCAACTCCTGCGCGATCTGCGCATCAACCGCATCTTCGAGGGCTCGACCGAGATCATGCACCTGCTCATCGCCCGCGAGGCCGTGGACGCCCACCTCGCCGTCGCCGGCGACATCATCGACCCGGACAGGACGGCCGCCGAGAAGGCCAGGGCGGGAGCACGGGCGGGCGGCTTCTACGCCCGCTGGCTGCCACGGCTCGTCGCGGGCCCCGGGCAGGTACCCGGTGCCTACCGGGAATTCGGCGACCTCGCCACACATCTGCGGTACGTCGAGCGGACGTCGAGGAAGCTGGCCCGTTCGACCTTCTACGCGATGTCGCGGTGGCAGGGCCGGATGGAACTCAAGCAGGCGTTCCTCGGCCGGATCGTGGACATCGGCGCGGAGCTCTTCGCGATGAGCGCCGCGTGTGTCCGGGCGGAACTCCTGCGGTCCACCGGAGACCACGGACGGGAGGCCCACCGGCTCGCGGACACCTTCTGCCGGCAGGCCCGACTGCGGGTGGACGAGCTCTTCGGCCGCTTGTGGTCCAACACCGACGAGGTCGACCGGGCCATGGTGGACGGTGTCCTCGCGGGCGCGTACGAGTGGCTGGAGGCCGGGATCGTCGACCCGAGCGGCGACGCCCCCTGGATCGCGGACACCCCGCCGGGACCCTCCCTCCACGAGAACGTCCACCGGCGCATCGGCTGA